In the genome of Fusarium fujikuroi IMI 58289 draft genome, chromosome FFUJ_chr02, one region contains:
- a CDS encoding related to ADP-ribose pyrophosphatase, which translates to MSTEAPHPRVGVAALIYNREGKFLTGKRIGSHGAGTLQLPGGHLEYGESFLECAERETLEETGLKVKALQHIATTNDVFETEKKHYITIFVSCQMVNESDQPQILEPQKCEGWYWKSWDDLKKIHATGGDGEKLFLPLINLLGTTDLEDLKLKV; encoded by the exons ATGTCTACGGAAGCTCCTCACCCCCGCGTCGGCGTCGCCGCCCTCATCTACAACCGCGAAGGCAAATTCCTCACTGGAAAGCGGATAGGGAGCCACGGAGCCG GCACCCTTCAGTTACCAGGTGGCCATCTCGAATACGGCGAGAGCTTTCTCGAGTGCGCAGAGCGAGAAACCCTCGAGGAAACaggtctcaaggtcaaggctctGCAGCATATTGCCACTACGAACGATGTATTTGAaacagagaagaagcacTACATCACAATTTTTGTATCGTGCCAGATGGTTAATGAGAGTGACCAACCCCAG ATCCTTGAACCGCAGAAGTGCGAGGGCTGGTATTGGAAGTCATGGGACGATCTCAAGAAGATTCATGCTACGGGGGGGGATGGGGAGAAGTTGTTTTTGCCTTTGATCAATCTGTTGGGGACCACGGATTTGGAAGacttgaagctcaaggtgtAA
- a CDS encoding related to UV radiation resistance associated protein p63 translates to MSTLSEPRRPRLLPQNRKLRHLRGIWLRNLSFAPTSLRTADDADLATSKLQVVKESSQLHPSRSSESLRKGNVRPDALRPVQKRRTSLSLAHANLVARQKNLETLYEEAVGDVFYSLHVDADAEPVYISEVRERATSFNFKFFSLENCPSAISRCNSMILRIWARRPKAESWTFLLEETIDLCRLHFIGTLMDRNFPPNALIFHLEDGVYSFDFPNKISEPKQAPQVATSSYNALMKLANLESSIEDAIETQQRLMEEINRILDESPPDNSQMAREVVVMADKYVTAQRRSNKQAQKKRDDLQESIRSRREAIVKGRELQNEAEKDMESSREKLTASEELLEQTQQQIRGQRRRICADLSDIFPITPIPNAPPLSFQICNIPLPNSIYDAATARNISEDLLSAGLGIVALLTKHLQFYLAHPLPYPLDWFGSRSYARDDISQLSDRTVSRREFPLYLPRGGSTAGQWRFEYAWFLLNKDIEALCSSQGLRVVDIRHTLPNLKYLLYVCSAGSDQVPERKKGGVRGLWAGRMKGRMSTMSAQFDGDSGSVTESRRGSTDSEVNQNGDVLRDAIIKSNGHNKDEGRESLDDGVSLPFGEGDAKFTLRTKGLRERR, encoded by the exons ATGTCGACCCTCTCCGAACCCCGTCGTCCCCGTCTTCTCCCGCAGAACCGCAAGCTTCGTCACCTTCGCGGCATCTGGCTTCGCAATTTATCCTTCGCGCCCACGAGTCTCAGAACAGCAGATGACGCCGATCTAGCTACGAGCAAGCTACAAGTGGTCAAAGAATCGAGTCAATTGCATCCGTCGCGGTCGTCAGAGAGCTTGAGGAAGGGCAATGTTAGGCCGGATGCGCTCAGGCCGGTGCAGAAGCGTAGGACGAGTTTGAGTTTGGCGCATGCCAATCTCGTGGCGCGGCAGAAGAATTTGGAGACGCTATATGAGGAGGCTGTGGGGGATGTGTTTTACTCGCTGCATGTGGACGCGGATGCTGAGCCTGTCTACATCAGCGAGGTGCGAGAGCGAGCTACG agcttcaacttcaaatTCTTCAGTCTCGAAAATTGCCCATCGGCCATTTCGCGATGTAATTCCATGATCCTACGAATCTGGGCGCGCCGACCGAAAGCCGAATCATGGACCTTTCTCCTCGAAGAAACAATCGACCTGTGCCGTCTCCACTTCATAGGTACCCTAATGGACAGAAACTTCCCGCCCAACGCATTGATATTCCACCTCGAAGACGGCGTTTACTCGTTCGACTTCCCCAACAAGATATCCGAGCCGAAGCAAGCGCCGCAAGTAGCCACATCGTCATACAATGCGCTCATGAAGCTAGCCAACCTCGAAAGTTCGATCGAAGACGCGATAGAGACACAACAGAGATTAATGGAAGAGATAAACCGTATACTAGACGAAAGCCCACCTGATAATTCGCAAATGGCGAGGGAAGTTGTCGTGATGGCCGATAAATATGTTACAGCGCAAAGACGGTCGAATAAACAGGCGCAAAAGAAGCGCGATGATTTGCAGGAGTCTATACGGAGTCGTCGCGAAGCGATTGTCAAGGGTAGAGAGCTTCAGAATGAAGCGGAGAAGGACATGGAGAGCAGTCGAGAGAAGTTGACCGCTTCggaggagcttcttgagcagaCGCAGCAGCAGATTCGGGGGCAACGAAGACGTATTTGCGCCGACCTTTCGGACATATTTCCGATCACCCCGATTCCTAATGCGCCGCCGCTTTCGTTCCAGATATGCAACATACCACTACCGAACTCGATATACGATGCGGCTACTGCGAGAAATATCTCCGAAGACCTCTTATCCGCTGGTCTAGGGATTGTCGCTCTGCTCACGAAGCACCTGCAGTTCTATCTAGCGCATCCATTACCGTACCCGCTAGATTGGTTCGGCTCCAGATCATATGCGCGCGATGATATCTCCCAATTATCTGATAGAACAGTCTCGCGTCGAGAATTCCCACTCTATCTCCCAAGAGGTGGTTCAACAGCAGGTCAATGGCGCTTCGAATACGCGTGGTTTCTCCTCAACAAAGACATCGAGGCTCTCTGCTCATCGCAAGGTCTCCGCGTCGTCGACATCCGGCACACCCTCCCGAACCTCAAATACTTGCTCTACGTCTGCAGCGCCGGCAGCGACCAAGTACCAGAGCGCAAAAAGGGGGGTGTTCGCGGTTTGTGGGCCGGAAGGATGAAAGGACGCATGTCCACCATGTCGGCGCAGTTCGACGGCGATTCGGGTAGTGTTACAGAGAGCCGGAGGGGCAGCACGGATAGTGAGGTCAATCAGAACGGCGATGTGTTACGGGATGCGATTATCAAGAGTAATGGGCATAATAAAGATGAGGGGCGTGAGAGTTTGGATGATGGGGTTTCGTTACCTTTTGGGGAGGGGGATGCCAAGTTTACGCTGAGGACGAAGGGTCTGAGGGAGAGGAGATGA
- a CDS encoding related to triacylglycerol lipase II precursor has product MLGSSLILALAVAVGAASVPRNSPVVELRNGSYYGIHNTAYNQDLFLGMRYAQAPLNDLRFRHPQPLNSTWDGVRNATEYQSKCYQYGYPSGPLSGGTDDCLHLNVVRPSAAAKEKLPVLVWIHGGGLVGGYSGDPSSNLSYIIDESVKLGSPIIGVSINYRLGAWGFLWSSAVKAEGVGNNGFRDQRLALQWVQENIAAFGGDPKKVTIWGQSGGARSVASQLTAFGGRDDGLFRAAILESGTGFPTAFGEVEDKDAPTFEKGYKTLLKRTDCDSAKDSLQCLRKVPSLELAEIVGNTSFPVWLDIIDGDFIRDSRSELVRHNKFVPVPIINGVASDDGDFFAQRGINTTQQWEAYLRKEGASNATIEVISALYPDIPRVGLPATFEGRPSGPSASYGLQWKRAVAFGGDRAMHAPKRAWNRKWAKSNATAYSYHFDVVSGDRPAIQGAGHSVDIPFVFRNYDRLAQLNATEPRPGSFDEVAVKMSRMWISFTSMMNPNFEGMGDVQWPEYEWDEGKNMVFHIDDSSVVHVENDTYRTEQMEYLDKKLWNVELQSGLD; this is encoded by the coding sequence ATGCTGGGCTCTTCTCTTATTCTGGCTTTGGCGGTTGCCGTGGGCGCTGCTTCAGTACCACGAAACAGTCCCGTTGTTGAACTTAGGAATGGGTCCTACTATGGTATTCATAACACTGCGTACAACCAGGACTTGTTCCTTGGTATGAGATATGCTCAGGCGCCGCTGAACGATCTGCGCTTTCGACACCCTCAGCCCTTGAACTCAACCTGGGACGGAGTGCGTAACGCGACAGAGTACCAGTCCAAGTGTTATCAGTACGGGTATCCTTCCGGACCTCTTTCAGGCGGCACTGATGATTGCTTACATCTAAATGTCGTTCGCCCGTCTGCAGCTGCGAAGGAGAAGCTTCCAGTCCTTGTCTGGATCCATGGCGGCGGCCTTGTCGGAGGCTACAGCGGTGATCCTTCTTCAAACCTCAGCTACATCATCGACGAGTCTGTGAAATTGGGCTCGCCCATCATCGGCGTCTCAATCAACTACCGTCTTGGCGCATGGGGCTTCCTTTGGAGCTCCGCCGTCAAGGCTGAAGGCGTTGGAAATAATGGCTTCCGCGACCAGAGACTTGCTCTTCAATGGGTTCAAGAGAACATCGCTGCGTTTGGGGGTGATCCCAAGAAAGTCACCATCTGGGGCCAGAGTGGAGGGGCACGAAGCGTTGCGTCTCAATTGACTGCCTTTGGCGGTAGAGACGATGGGCTGTTTAGAGCAGCTATTCTCGAGAGTGGTACTGGCTTCCCCACGGCCTTTGGAGAGGTGGAGGATAAGGACGCACCAACCTTTGAGAAGGGGTACAAGACGCTTCTCAAGAGGACCGACTGCGATTCTGCTAAGGATTCTCTCCAGTGTCTGCGAAAGGTGCCGTCACTGGAACTCGCTGAGATCGTCGGCAATACCTCGTTCCCAGTTTGGCTCGACATTATTGATGGCGACTTCATCCGGGATAGTCGCTCAGAGCTCGTTCGTCATAATAAGTTCGTTCCAGTGCCCATCATCAATGGAGTCGCATCAGACGACGGCGACTTTTTCGCCCAGCGTGGCATCAACACGACACAGCAGTGGGAGGCATATCTGCGAAAAGAGGGCGCAAGTAATGCTACAATCGAAGTCATTTCAGCTCTGTACCCTGATATTCCACGCGTCGGCCTCCCAGCGACTTTCGAAGGGCGCCCATCAGGCCCATCGGCTTCGTACGGGTTGCAGTGGAAGCGCGCGGTAGCCTTTGGCGGTGATCGAGCTATGCACGCACCCAAACGAGCTTGGAATAGGAAATGGGCAAAGAGTAATGCCACTGCGTACAGCTATCACTTCGACGTTGTATCAGGTGATCGCCCAGCAATCCAAGGAGCTGGACACTCGGTTGATATCCCATTTGTCTTCCGTAATTATGATAGATTGGCTCAGTTGAACGCCACCGAGCCGAGACCTGGGTCATTTGACGAAGTGGCTGTCAAGATGTCGAGAATGTGGATTAGCTTTACGAGCATGATGAACCCCAACTTTGAAGGTATGGGGGATGTTCAGTGGCCTGAGTATGAGTGGGATGAAGGGAAGAATATGGTCTTTCATATTGATGATTCGTCTGTGGTtcatgttgagaatgacacGTATCGAACTGAGCAGATGGAGTATTTGGATAAGAAGTTGTGGAATGTTGAGCTTCAATCGGGACTCGACTGA
- a CDS encoding related to hydrolases or acyltransferases (alpha/beta hydrolase superfamily), with translation MKFQTVFLSHLLLQAAQASTLPKDVFAALKPRDDLKNSNSSKIDWSECDLDFGDNSTNKRQRNYDCARLSVPLDYTSTSNGETIKLDLIKAKASKEPYLGSVLYNPGGPGGSGVEAIVYSGMELAAVLGGQYDVIGFDPRGTGRTIPFICNGTGFGTGTNLTSAKGLRRREFNTIPQAETWDIVRNQTWELAGSLAENCYESRQDTGRFVGTPFVARDMISIVDALGQGPLLNYWGVSYGTILGQVTASMFPERIGRMLIDANLKADDYAVTTWINSMRDAERSLSNLLDECVESGKELCSLADYHGNSTTGESLLTEFREMLGGYLNGTLPGGDIDEEDLPSDDLNLLIITFKNLIFGELYSPVNYPSIINRIEGLFNNNVTAMFKMRNASSLESEWNIAAEFATNGIACSDSSFHVEDQDDLFSIFQAHRAEGSFSDLGTVARLFCAQWKFSATEQIDINKLRNVKTKNPLLIVNGRYDPVTPLSSAWGVSAQFRGSRVVVHEGVGHGLMAHPSNCTQEIVKNYFVDGEMPKLNTTCQPDEPVFEYAAL, from the exons ATGAAGTTTCAAACTGTTTTTCTGAGCCATCTACTTCTTCAGGCAGCACAGGCCTCAACTTTACCGAAAGATGTTTTCGCTGCTCTGAAACCCAGAGATGACCTCAAGAACTCAAACAGCTCCAAAATAGACTGGTCAGAATGTGACTTGGACTTTGGAGATAATTCGACAAACAAGCGACAGAGAAATTATGACTGCGCCAGACTCTCCGTTCCTTTGGACTATACGTCTACAAGCAACGGCGAAACCATCAAACTTGACCTgatcaaagccaaagcctccaAAGAGCCCTACCTAGGCAGCGTTCTGTACAACCCCGGCGGTCCCGGTGGTTCAGGCGTCGAGGCCATCGTCTATTCCGGAATGGAACTTGCCGC AGTTCTTGGCGGACAATATGATGTCATTGGATTCGACCCCCG AGGAACTGGCCGTACAATTCCGTTCATCTGCAATGGAACAGGCTTTGGCACGGGAACGAATCTCACAAGTGCAAAAGGTCTTCGTCGTAGAGAGTTCAACACAATTCCGCAGGCTGAGACCTGGGATATTGTCAGAAATCAGACTTGGGAGCTCGCTGGTAGCTTGGCGGAGAATTGCTATGAGAGTCGACAAGATACAGGGCGTTTTGTTGGAACACCCTTTGTCGCGAGGGACATGATCTCTATTGTTGATGCGTTGGGTCAAGGACCTCTGCTTAACTACTGGGGTGTCTCTTATGGCACTATCCTAGGCCAAGTTACTGCTTCCATGTTCCCTGAGCGTATCGGCCGCATGTTGATTGATGCTAACTTGAAAGCCGATGACTATGCGGTTACAACGTGGATCAACAGCATGAGAGATGCCGAGCGATCACTTTCCAATCTTCTGGACGAGTGTGTTGAATCTGGAAAGGAACTTTGCTCTCTTGCAGACTACCACGGAAACAGCACAACAGGCGAGAGCCTCCTCACAGAGTTTAGAGAGATGCTGGGAGGTTATCTCAATGGAACCCTCCCCGGCGGCGAcatcgatgaggaagatcttCCCAGCGATGATCTGAATCTGCTCATCATCACTTTCAAAAACCTCATCTTTGGAGAACTATACAGCCCTGTAAACTACcccagcatcatcaaccgCATCGAAGGTCTTTTCAACAATAACGTCACAGCCATGTTCAAAATGAGGAATGCAAGCTCGTTGGAAAGCGAGTGGAACATTGCCGCTGAGTTCGCCACCAACGGCATTGCATGCAGCGACTCTTCGTTCCACGTTGAAGACCAGGATGATTTATTCTCTATTTTCCAAGCTCATCGCGCTGAGGGATCTTTCTCTGATCTCGGAACAGTTGCGAGACTTTTCTGTGCGCAGTGGAAGTTTTCTGCGACGGAGCAGATTGATATCAACAAGCTGAGGAATGTGAAGACAAAAAACCCGCTTCTTATCGTTAATGGACGATATGATCCTGTTACACCTTTGAGTAGTGCCTGGGGCGTGTCCGCTCAATTCCGAGGAAGCCGAGTCGTGGTTCACGAAGGTGTAGGT CACGGACTGATGGCTCACCCATCGAACTGCACGCAAGAGATTGTCAAAAACTATTTCGTTGATGGAGAGATGCCCAAGCTCAACACTACCTGCCAGCCTGATGAGCCTGTGTTTGAGTATGCAGCACTATAA
- a CDS encoding related to hippurate hydrolase gives MSKSILSDLVDQHRPDLQPLEELYKHLHRNPELSNQEVETAATIAQRLREISPEDLVIKPHIGGHGLAAVLRNGDGPTVLLRADIDALPVQETTGLEYASTKRMIHAASGVEKPVMHACGHDMHIVTLLGAAATLFSSRESWAGTLVLAFQPAEERGTGAQAMVDDGLYTKHEVPIPDFVLGAHVRPLRAGTIGTRRGLVATSADNYKVTIHGKGSHASMPHTAIDPIAISANAILKLQTLVSREVDPAESSVVTVTSIHAGDAENVIADSAVLGVDTRSTTIATRERLLKRIKAVIEAECACANVLKSPDFEQTRAFPLTINDEAVTKRVEESFAAHFGEGPGKYDRDMPKLAFSEDFSILATAVDKPYCFFTYGCVDGDVWDKAEKEGTVAQSIAANHSSKFAPIIQPTLRTGLDGYALGALTFLAKGR, from the coding sequence ATGTCAAAATCAATTTTATCAGACTTGGTAGATCAGCATCGGCCTGACCTCCAACCGTTGGAGGAGTTGTACAAACATCTTCATCGCAACCCCGAGCTCTCCAACCAAGAAGTCGAAACAGCGGCTACTATCGCCCAACGACTTAGGGAGATTAGCCCCGAAGATCTCGTCATAAAGCCTCATATTGGGGGTCATGGCTTAGCTGCTGTTCTCCGCAATGGCGATGGCCCCACTGTCTTACTTCGTGCAGACATTGATGCTCTGCCAGTCCAAGAGACTACAGGCTTAGAGTATGCAAGCACAAAACGCATGATCCATGCTGCGAGCGGAGTTGAGAAGCCTGTTATGCATGCTTGCGGTCATGATATGCACATTGTGACATTACTAGGTGCTGCGGCAACTCTTTTCTCGTCCCGGGAATCCTGGGCTGGAACTTTGGTCCTGGCCTTTCAACCTGCTGAGGAGCGCGGTACTGGCGCGCAAGCAATGGTTGACGACGGTCTTTACACTAAACACGAGGTTCCAATTCCGGACTTCGTTCTGGGAGCACATGTAAGACCTTTACGTGCTGGTACAATCGGCACACGAAGAGGACTTGTTGCCACGAGCGCGGATAACTACAAAGTCACGATCCACGGCAAAGGTTCGCATGCGAGTATGCCCCATACTGCCATTGATCCCATCGCTATTTCCGCCAATGCTATTCTTAAGCTGCAGACACTCGTCAGCCGCGAAGTTGACCCAGCTGAGTCAAGCGTGGTAACCGTCACGAGTATTCACGCTGGGGATGCTGAGAACGTCATTGCCGACTCAGCCGTTCTTGGCGTCGACACCCGATCTACTACGATCGCAACACGCGAGCGTCTCCTAAAGCGCATAAAAGCAGTAATCGAAGCCGAGTGCGCCTGCGCCAACGTCCTCAAAAGTCCAGATTTTGAGCAAACCCGAGCTTTTCCTTTGACGATCAACGACGAAGCTGTCACTAAGAGAGTGGAAGAGTCATTTGCTGCGCACTTTGGCGAAGGGCCTGGGAAATACGACAGGGATATGCCGAAACTTGCTTTCAGTGAGGACTTTTCGATCTTGGCTACTGCTGTTGATAAGCCGTATTGCTTTTTCACATATGGTTGCGTCGATGGAGATGTTTGGGATAAGGCGGAGAAGGAGGGGACTGTTGCGCAGAGTATTGCTGCGAATCATTCTTCCAAGTTTGCTCCGATCATTCAACCAACTCTCAGGACTGGGTTGGATGGGTATGCATTGGGTGCTCTCACATTTTTAGCAAAGGGACGATAG